DNA from Amycolatopsis sp. DSM 110486:
CCAGGTACAGGGGCGTTTTGACGACCGCGGGAGCGACTGCGTTGACCCGGATTCCATGGGGCGCCAGCTCGATCGCGAGCGCCTTGGTGAACGAGTGCGCGCCGCCCTTCTGCACGGAGTAGCCAGTGTGCGGTGTCGCCGCGATGCCCTGGTGCGCCCACATCGAGCCGACGTTGACGATGGCGCCGCCCTTGCCGCCCGCGACCATGCCCGCGACGACGGTCTGCGTGATGAAGAACAGTGCGCGGTTGAGTTCGTTGTATGCGTCGTAGAAGTTTTCGTCGTATTCGCTGAACGCCCTCGGGATGAAGAATCCCGCCGCGTTGACGAGCAGGTTCGCATCGGAATGTTCGGCAGCGAGCTGCTTACGGATCTCGGGCACCTGGTCACGGTCGGTCAGCTCCGCCGTGATGCCCCAGGCCTTTCCCTTCTGCGACAAAGCGTCGACTGCGGTCCGGACTCGTTCGGAGTCCCGGCCCGTGATCACGGCCGTGCCACCTCCGGCGACTACCTGGTGGGCCGTGGCCAACCCCATACCACTGCTGCCACCGACCACCACGACCTTGTGGCCATCGAACCTCTCACCCATGACAGTTGTTCCTTCCTCACCAAATCGCGACGCCGGGCGGTTCCCGGATCGAGCAATCAAAATGTTCGTGCCGCGCAGGCGGCGGTTCTTACCTGCGGCTGTGCCACTGCTCACCGCCGCCACGGCGATAGCGGCGCCGGGTCACGTGGCGCGAGACGCCTGGATGTGAGTGTTCAATCCACGTCGCGGCGCTGATTCAACCGAGGTCTCGCAGCCAGCTCCAGGCGACATCGTCCAAAAGAACCCGAAGGATAGTGAGCGTTGCGGAGAAGGTGGCATCAGTCAGTGCGGGCGTCAGGCTGGGCAGGTGGGCCACCTGATGACCGGCGGCAGGGCGACGGTTCGCTCTCGTGCCTGTGGAGCCTGCGACTGTACGAGGGGCCTTCCTTTTGTTCGGGAATACTTGGTCGTTCGGATGGTCCGTTCTGTGCGTTCTGCTGGTCAGGCGATGAAGTCGTTGTCCACCAGGTAGGTGCGGATGTTGCGCCGGGCGTCGAACATCGCCTTGTAGATGGCGTTGCGGTTGGTTTCCAGTTTTGCGGCGAGGGCGTCCATCGGGATGTTGTCGATGGCCACGGCGACGAAGACGCGTCTCTGGTGTTCGGTCAATACGTTCTCGATGACGTGGGCGAGGGCGGCCCGGAGTTCGGTGGCCTGCACCTGGTGGGGCGGTTCGTCACCGACGGCGGCCCGAGCGCGCTCGGCCTCGTCGTGGTCGAGAGACACTCGGTGGTCGCGCCAGAAGTGCCGGCCGACTTTCGTCGAGACCTCGAGGATGACGAATTTGAAGGCCCAGGTCTTGAACTGCGCGTCGCCGCGGAACTCACCGATCTTGCGGGTGATCCGCATGAGGGCGTCGGCCGCGGCCTGGTGGGCCAAGTCTTCGAGTTCGGGGCCGGTGAGCCGGAGGACCGGCGACCTGCGTGCGGTCTCTCTCCTGGCGATTTTGATGAGCATCGCGTGCAGCCGGCGGCAGGCGTCTTCGAATGCCGGGCTGCCAGGGCTCAATTCTTGGACCCAGGCGGCGGACGCGGGGTCAAAGCTCCGTCCACCGACCAGGACTCGTCCACTGATCTTCCGTCCAGCGTCAGCGGTGTATGCCGTCTGGATGCGGGACGCGCCTGGTGTCATGTGGCTTCACCTTCTCGCCGGTGACCGTCTTCTGCATTTGAAATCTCCTTGCTACGCCTTCACTTTCCGCTTTGACGGCACGTCAACTGACTTGTCCACCACTGCGTCGATGGCCATCGACGATGAGCGGTCAGCCCGGGAGGGAGTCAGAGGAGAGTTGCGCCGCCCGCAAGGCGTCGGAGCACCACCCGATGGTGCGCGTCGGTTCGCGCTGCGACACGTCGCCCGGTTGCGCTCCGCGGGTTGCGCGGCGAATCCGCGTGTATGCGGCAGAAGTCGACGGCGCGTGGAACGGCCACAGGACCGAGTAGCGAGAACCACCACGGGCCTTCCCCTGTCGCTCCTCGTCGATCGAACGGTACTTGGACCATATAGTCCGGACGAAGTCGAGCCCGATGGCGAAGAAGCACGGGTGGGAGCATAGGGCGAAGCCGTGACGGGCGATGTCAGCCGCTTGCCGACGGTGACTGGAGCCGCCGAAAACAGAGTATTCGTCGAAGCGCCCGACGCTTCCCAGCGATACGGCTCACCCGCTCCCAGTATCACGCGGTCATCGCGCTCGCCGAGCACCACGCGCTGGCCGCTGGCGTCAATCCAGATAGGATCGCCGCTCACCGGCAGCAGGACAGTGGGCCGTTGCGCCGGTGGTTCGCACCGGTCACCCCGGGCTCCAGATGAGTACCCGGTCCAGCCCGGCTCGACCTTGATCGGCGCTCCGGGTGGTGTGCGCGCTGGCAGGTAACCTCCTTGCAGTGTAGTGATGACGCCAGTGGCAAGGACCTCCGCGGCCACGCCGGAATCGAGGTCACCGGCGGCCTGCAGGCGCGACAAGGCCGAGGCCAGCAGCCCCTGCCACCGGGAAAACGCCGTAGCGAGAACAATTCGGCCACGATCGTGGCGAAGAGCGAAGTAATGGGTCAGCGAGCCGAGGAGACAACTGCCTTCCGGCGCCCACGAATCGACCAGGTACTGTGCGCCGGTGCGCCCGGTGACCGTGGTGAAGTCCTCGGGGTCGGGGCCCTGAGAGGACAGCTCGTTCGTCGATGACACGGCTACAGAGTCGCATCGCCGCCGCCCGCGCACATTCCGGCCAGCGGCCGTTGCGTGCCCATTGCTGGCGGGAATGCCCGGGTACCGGCCGGCCGGTATCGGCCATACCGGCTGGCGGTCACTCACCCGGTACCGATAACGGCATGGGGCCTTGACGTCGGTGACGCCGCGGGAAGCCGGTCATGGCGCCTGAGCGTTCCGGTGCGCCGGCCCACCCGCACGAGCCGCCATGATCCTTTGTGGACCAGGCGCGAACCGGCATCCGACGCTCGATTCACACTGTCGCTTGTGCGAAAGCGACCATACTTTTTCGCCACATTTTTCCGAGACGAAGGAGTCGGCAGTGAACGACTTCCTCACTTCACACCACAGCAGGCGGGACCTGCGACGAGCGGCGGCCCTACATCGACCACGACGGCCCGTCGCCCGGCTGTCCAGAGCCGCGAGCAGCGAATCGCCGAGCGGCACAGAGCATACCTCCTCATTCACCATGTCGCGCTGGTCGTAAGCCGGACCACCTCGGCTGTCGGTGCCCGACATGCCGCCGCCCGAGTGGCGTTTGGCGTGGTCGAGCCGTCGCCGACGCCCGCCGTGTCCATCACCCGTCAAGACCGTGCAGCGCCTTGCGGGTGGTCTGCAGGCTCGACCCGCGGTACCGCGGGTTCGTGCAACCGGGCAGGTGGTCGTAACCCAGCTCGACGGCAACGACGCGGCCCGTGTTGAACCCGGACTCGCCGCCGGGCCGGCCACGGCCCTGCATCAGGTCGCCGATATCGGTGGGGTCGAGCTGTGGAACCTTGTTGAGCGCAGCCCTAACAATATGCACGGTGAGGTCGTCGGGACGCATGTCGACCAGCGACCCCTTGGCCGCGCGACCGATCGGCGAACGGGCGGCGGATTCTGCGCACAATAAGCGTCTGCTTAGTGCAGGTCCTGTCTCCTCGCCGCACAGGAAGCGCCATGCCACGGCGGCGGGCCTTCGGTCGGACGACGTCGCGACGAGACACGAGCGCGGAGGCGGACATCGGTGAGACTTCTGCCTGAGCACAGCACCTAGGTGCCGAAGCGGCGTCACGTGACCGCGGATGCGTTATCGCTGCCTTTCGATCTTGGCGACGAATCGTGCAAACCGGGGGTAAGAGATGTGGTGGGCGTGGCGCCAAGCACACGGTAGTGAAGTGATGACGTCTTCGGAGGCCGAAAAATTTCCCCCATGTGTGTCCGTACTGGCGCGACTGGTTGCCGGCGGGTTGTGCCGTTGCGGAGTGATGGGGCCTGGTGGCGCAGGCGTCCACTGTGCAAGGCAGCGCGCGCCCATCGCGCTTTCCCTCGTGTGGGCGGCGCAGGACCCCGGCGCGGCGGCTCGCCGACGCGCCGGGGTCCTGCTTCCCGTCACTTCCGGACTATAGGAGGAGGAGTCCTTGACAGGCGCAGTAAATGGCAAGGTGGTGCTTCGCCTGCCACGGCTGGTTGCGCGGGTCGACCGGGCCATGGCTTTCGCGGCCGCGGTGCACGCGGCGCTGGTGCTGGCTGACTTCTTGTTGCTGGGGTTGCTCGTCGGAGGTGTGCCTGTACTGGAGGAGTCGTTCCTCGTCGTGTTCGGCATCATCGGCCCGGCGATTGGCATCACGCGCCATTTCCGGGCCGCGTCACGGGACGGAGCGAGTCTCGTCATCGTCTCGGCAGCCTGCTCGCTGATCCTGAGCGTTCTGTGGCATTTCGTGCTCGGCGGGCCTAGCAGTCTTCGTGTCGCCCTCCGTTCGGGGGTGCCCGTCGTGGCGCGGGTCTTCGAAGTCTCGGTGACGCTCCACGTGGCCGCGGCCGCGGCGGCACTACTGCTGGCCGCACTCGCGTTTCGCCGCCGGGCTTCGATCTTGTCGATCGGCCGAATGCCAGTGGTAGGCCGAGACTGATGCCGGAGTCTGGTTTCGCTGGCCCAGCGAACCAAACGGGGCATACGCTCGAAGCCGTGTCGTCGCCGTTCCCGCCCTCACCCCGCGTTGAGCCCCGGAGCCCTGGTGGCCTCCGCTGTGAACGATGACGACCACCGCCCGTCCGAGCATGCCCAGGCCGTAGAGAACCGTCAGCCTGTCGGTGTAGTTCGTCCTGACCAACTTCGTGAACGATGTGGCCTGGACGGCCGTCAACTATCCGGCGGCGAGCCTCGCCGCCGCCGGATGAGTCACTGCGGCTGCCGTTCGAACACCGTCTCCACAGACTCTCCGTTCCGCCACTGCTCGGCCCGAACTGTCGGACCGGCGATGTCGGGGACGTGATACGGCACAGTCAGCTTGGCCATCGCGCCATCGCTTCGGCCGCGCCTGGCCGGCCAGTGTTACGGGAGTATCTGGCCACGTCCGCGACGAGGTCGGCCCCGCGGGGTGGCGAGTTGGGCTGTAGACACTGCCTGTGGCGTATGGGGCCAGCCGGAGCTGATCGCCGTACCGGGACACCAGCTCGGCTGTGCTCACCTGCTAAACGATAGACAACGTGTCCGGTGGCCGGCCCCACGCCGGTGACGGTGGGGGTGCGAACTCCAGGTGGCAGGAATGCGAGGTGACCCCCACCACCGCGATGCTCAACAGGCTCCCGTCGCCCGCGGACGCCCGGTTCCCGGCCACTTCGCCCGGTGTCCGCCCCCAATCTGCTCCGGACCGGAAGGTGGAATCTGATGCGGACCTTCGGCCTGCCCCGTGCCGGACGCCCGGCACCCGTCGTTTCCCGTTGCGCGACCGCGAGGCCGCCCTCGTCCCGCACGTGTCCCCGGCAGCCGCCGCGTTCACGCCGACCGCCCTGTTCCCGCACCGGATCCGTGTCGAACGCAGGTGGATTCCGTGAACCTCGAACAGATTTCCCTTCGCCTGGCGGTTGTCCTCATGGGTTCGGGGTGCTCCGTGTGCGGCCGCCCCCACGGCCGCATCGGCCAGGTCGTCGAGGCGTGAATGCTCCTGGAGCGTGATTCGGACCATATGGTCCAGGTAGGTTCGGTCGACGAAGTGCGACAGACAAAGGACTCGTGTTGGTTCTCGGCGACCGTTTGCGAACGCTGCACGAGGAGATATGTCCGGTACGGCTGCACGCTTTGCCGCGAGATCCCACCGAGAATGAAGGCTTTACGAGGCTCATGCGGACCTGCTCCGTCACAGGGGTTACCACCAACCCGACGATCTTTGCCCACGCCATCGCACACGGTGTCCAGTACGCGTGGCAGGTCGGCGGGCTCATGGGCACGCCGGCGACCTGGACCAGGAACGAGCGCCGCGCCCTGTCAGGCGACCGGTACGGCAGCCACATCCGCTCTGTGACCTCCTGGTCGAACTCCGACATGTGGTGCGACGGGGTGTCGATCGACACGCGTCCCGAGTCGGAGCGGCCGCAGGACGACGCCGGCTTCATCACTGTCTGGGCGGTACGGAACACGAACGGTGGGCCGCCTGAGATCCATGGCGGACGCGCGCGGCGACCGGTTCCCGAGTTGCACTTCGGTGAGAGCGCAAGTGGATTTCAAGAATCACCCGGACGGTCGATAACGAGCCAGATCTCAGGGAGACCAACGGCTACGACGACCATGGTGACCCGCGGCGGGGAGACCGGTACAAGGGCGACTGATGATCCTTCCCACATCGTGGCAGACAGCGACGGCACTGCAGATCGTCCGAGATGCCGCGAACCAAGACCTGGAACCGGGTCCGGGCTGAACGTTTCGGTCCGAGAGGGCGAGTTCTCCACGAAGGATCAGGCCGGACCGATGCAGCCGAACGGCTCCCAAGTTCCGGATGCAGGATCGAAAACCCACGCAGTTCAGCACCTAGCCGGAGGAAATCATGCGGACCACCGCGCCCAGCCCGGTCATAACGCGGCCCTATCCCGCGCGCATTTCCGCGAAAGGCGCCGCGTTGCTGCGGTTGTTCCACACGACGGACCACAAGCAGATCGGCATCATGTACCTGGTCACGGCGTTCGCCTTCTTCATGGCCGGCGGCGCGATGGCCATGCTGATCCGCACCGAACTGGCCCGGCCCGGACTGCAGTTCCTGTCGCAGGAGCAGTACAACCAGCTGTTCACCATGCACGGCACGGTGATGTTGCTGATGTATGCGACCCCGGTCCTGTTCGGGTTCGCGAACTTCGTGCTGCCGCTGCAGATCGGTTCGCCCGACGTCGCATTCCCGCGGCTCAACGCGTTCTCGTACTGGCTCTACCTCTTCGGGAGCCTGATCGTCATCTCCGGCTTCCTCACGCCCGGGGGTGCGGCCGAGTTCGGCTGGACTGCTTACACGCCATTGTCGGAGGCAACCCACACTCCAGGCCCCGGCACGGACATGTGGATCTGCGGCCTCATCGTGTCCGGTCTGGGCACGATCCTCGGTGCGGTCAATATGATCACCACCGTTGTCTGCCTGCGCGCGCCGGGTATGACGATGTTCCGGATGCCGATCTTCACCTGGAACATCCTGGTCACGAGCATTCTGATCCTCGTCGCGTTTCCGATCCTCACGGCCGCGTTCTTCGGCCTGGAGGCCGATCGCCGTTTGGGGGCGCACGTGTTCGACCCGGCAAATGGCGGGGCGATCCTGTGGCAGCACATGTTCTGGTTCTTCGGCCATCCCGAGGTGTACATCATCGCGCTACCGTTCTTCGGGATCGTGTCGGAGATCTTCCCGGTGTTCAGCCGCAAGCCGATCTTCGGCTATAAGGGATTGGTGTTCGCGACGCTGGCGATCGCCGCGCTCAGTTTCTCCGTGTGGGCGCACCATCTCTACGCCACCGGTGCTGTGCTGTTGCCGTTCTTCTCCTTCATGACCTTCCTGATCGCCGTGCCCACGGGCGTGAAGTTCTTCAACTGGATCGGCACGATGTGGAAGGGCCAGCTGTCCTTCGAGACGCCGATGATCTTCTCCGTCGGATTCCTGGTTACGTTCCTGCTTGGTGGTCTGACGGGCATCCTGCTGGCCGCGCCGGCCATCGACTTCCACGTGTCGGACAGCTATTTCGTGGTGGCGCACTTCCACTACGTGCTCTACGGCACGATTGCGTTCGCGACCTTCGCGGGCATCTACTTCTGGTTCCCGAAGATCACTGGCCGGATGATGGACGAGAAGCTCGGCAAGTGGCACTTCTGGACGACGTTCATCGGCTTCCACGGCACGTTCCTGGTCCAGCACTGGCTCGGCGCCGAGGGCATGCCCCGCCGCTACGCCGACTACCTGTCCACCGACGGGTTCACCACGCTGAACACGATCTCCACGATCGGCGCGTACATCCTCGGTGCGTCCACGCTGCCGTTCATCTGGAACGTGTTCAAGAGCTACCGCTACGGCGAGATCGTCACGGTCGACGACCCGTGGGGCTACGGCAACTCTCTCGAATGGGCCACGTCGTGCCCGCCGCCGCGGCACAACTTCACCGAGCTGCCGCGCATCCGCTCCGAACGTCCCGCGTTCGAGCTGCACTACCCGCACATGGTGGAACGCCTGCAAACCGAAGGCGAGATCGGCTTCTTCGGCAAGCCGCGCCACCAGGCCGCACCGTCACAGAAGCTCGCCGCCACAACCACAGCTGACAACCACGACAAGGACAACGCAAGCGAGCAATAATTGCGTCCACCCTCGTCGACTCGGTGCTCCTGCCGCTATCGCTCGCGAGCATGGTCTTGATCCTGATCGGGTCGATCGATCTGTCGGTGGGGGCAAACGTGACGTTGAGCGGCGCGATCACCGCGACCACCGCGGAGGCGTGCCGTCCGGCAGCGGCGAGCCGTCGACCGG
Protein-coding regions in this window:
- a CDS encoding RNA polymerase sigma factor; translation: MTPGASRIQTAYTADAGRKISGRVLVGGRSFDPASAAWVQELSPGSPAFEDACRRLHAMLIKIARRETARRSPVLRLTGPELEDLAHQAAADALMRITRKIGEFRGDAQFKTWAFKFVILEVSTKVGRHFWRDHRVSLDHDEAERARAAVGDEPPHQVQATELRAALAHVIENVLTEHQRRVFVAVAIDNIPMDALAAKLETNRNAIYKAMFDARRNIRTYLVDNDFIA
- the ctaD gene encoding cytochrome c oxidase subunit I, coding for MRTTAPSPVITRPYPARISAKGAALLRLFHTTDHKQIGIMYLVTAFAFFMAGGAMAMLIRTELARPGLQFLSQEQYNQLFTMHGTVMLLMYATPVLFGFANFVLPLQIGSPDVAFPRLNAFSYWLYLFGSLIVISGFLTPGGAAEFGWTAYTPLSEATHTPGPGTDMWICGLIVSGLGTILGAVNMITTVVCLRAPGMTMFRMPIFTWNILVTSILILVAFPILTAAFFGLEADRRLGAHVFDPANGGAILWQHMFWFFGHPEVYIIALPFFGIVSEIFPVFSRKPIFGYKGLVFATLAIAALSFSVWAHHLYATGAVLLPFFSFMTFLIAVPTGVKFFNWIGTMWKGQLSFETPMIFSVGFLVTFLLGGLTGILLAAPAIDFHVSDSYFVVAHFHYVLYGTIAFATFAGIYFWFPKITGRMMDEKLGKWHFWTTFIGFHGTFLVQHWLGAEGMPRRYADYLSTDGFTTLNTISTIGAYILGASTLPFIWNVFKSYRYGEIVTVDDPWGYGNSLEWATSCPPPRHNFTELPRIRSERPAFELHYPHMVERLQTEGEIGFFGKPRHQAAPSQKLAATTTADNHDKDNASEQ
- a CDS encoding SDR family NAD(P)-dependent oxidoreductase, with product MAAVSSGTAAGKNRRLRGTNILIARSGNRPASRFGEEGTTVMGERFDGHKVVVVGGSSGMGLATAHQVVAGGGTAVITGRDSERVRTAVDALSQKGKAWGITAELTDRDQVPEIRKQLAAEHSDANLLVNAAGFFIPRAFSEYDENFYDAYNELNRALFFITQTVVAGMVAGGKGGAIVNVGSMWAHQGIAATPHTGYSVQKGGAHSFTKALAIELAPHGIRVNAVAPAVVKTPLYLGFVPADKLDETVDSFAGLHPLGRVGTPEDIANAVSFLLSDKSSWMTGAIVDVDGGVMAGRN